From one Lolium rigidum isolate FL_2022 chromosome 4, APGP_CSIRO_Lrig_0.1, whole genome shotgun sequence genomic stretch:
- the LOC124707329 gene encoding uncharacterized protein LOC124707329, with protein sequence MASFQCEKKYVNDVQAVRSLKSQELFKKSHALVVEKECLANDAATKLQIVIVEGTLKNETKEPLSIMDSKIYAGHSLKKFPDTVSKSDDFSMAALYPKGVKAAVVYSGTNRIGVECGWLLAFTDTEATGRRIYAECGRKGKFDNINWEQIEQKLDASGETAKPRDLFTATAVYASIANSDGKSVVAATFFG encoded by the exons ATGGCATCATTCCAGTGTGAGAAGAAATATGTTAATGATGTGCAAGCTGTTCGCTCCTTGAAGTCTCAGGAACTGTTTAAGAAATCCCATGCCCTGGTTGTTGAAAAAGAATGCCTAGCCAATGATGCAGCTACCAAACTGCAAATTGTCATAGTAGAAGGCACTTTGAAGAATGAAACAAAGGAGCCGCTGAGTATTatggatagcaagatatatgcagGGCACTCTCTCAAAAAGTTCCCCGATACTGTTAGCAAATCCGACGATTTCAGCATGGCAGCCTTGTACCCTAAAGGTGTGAAGGCAGCTGTGGTGTACTCCGGCACGAACAGAATTGGTGTTGAATGTGGATGGCTCCTTGCTTTTACAGACACCGAGGCTACTGGAAGGAGG ATATATGCGGAATGTGGCCGTAAAGGTAAATTCGACAACATAAACTGGGAACAAATTGAACAGAAACTAGATGCATCTGGAGAAACTGCTAAGCCACGTGACCTCTTTACTGCGACTGCGGTCTATGCTAGCATTGCCAACTCTGATGGGAAATCTGTTGTTGCAGCCACATTCTTTGGCTAA
- the LOC124707331 gene encoding lipoyl synthase 2, chloroplastic-like has protein sequence SARAPATMQSSLARPPPALAASASVGFLARPRPASVVRCHGEPSAAAAASSTSGWAPPTPFTGRDPDLKKPAWLRQRAAQGDKYARLRESLGDLKLNTVCVEAQCPNIGECWNGGGGAGGEGDGIATATIMLLGDTCTRGCRFCAVKTSNKPPPPDALEPLKTAVAVASWGVDYVVLTSVDRDDIPDGGSGHFAETVRALKELKPGILVECLTSDFRGDLEAVASLANSGLDVYAHNIETVRSMQKVVRDPRAGYDQSLSVLKHAKASKKGMVTKSSIMLGLGETDEEIKQTMADLRAIDVDILTLGQYLQPTERHLRVREYVTPEKFDFWKKYGESLGFVYVASGPLVRSSYRAGEIFVQNFVRQKKAELVSAAS, from the exons TCCGCCCGCGCGCCCGCGACAATGCAGAGCTCGCTCGCTCGGCCTCCGCCGGCCCTGGCGGCCTCCGCCAGCGTGGGATTTCTCGCTCGGCCCAGGCCGGCGTCGGTGGTGCGATGCCACGGGGAGCcttcggcggcggcagcggcgtcctCGACGTCGGGGTGGGCCCCGCCGACGCCGTTCACGGGGAGGGACCCGGACCTGAAGAAGCCGGCGTGGCtgcggcagcgggcggcgcagGGGGACAAGTACGCCAGGCTCAGGGAGTCGCTCGGGGACCTCAAGCTCAACACCGTCTGCGTCGAGGCCCAGTGCCCCAACATCGGAGAG TGCTGGAACGGGGGCGGCGGGGCGGGCGGGGAAGGGGACGGCATCGCCACGGCGACGATCATGCTCCTCGGCGATACCTGCACCCGGGGCTGCCGATTCTGCGCCGTCAAGACTAGCAACAAGCCTCCGCCGCCGGACGCCCTCGAACCTCTGAAGACGGCCGTGGCGGTCGCAAGTTGGGG GGTGGACTATGTTGTGCTGACAAGCGTCGACAGGGATGACATCCCTGATGGTGGAAGTGGTCATTTTGCTGAAACTGTGAGAGCTCTAAAG GAGCTCAAGCCTGGGATATTGGTGGAGTGCCTGACATCAGATTTTCGAGGTGACCTGGAGGCAGTTGCGTCTTTGGCAAACTCTGGTCTAGACGTGTATGCGCACAACATCGAAACCGTGAGGAGTATGCAGAAAGTAGTTAGAGATCCACGAGCAGG ATATGATCAGAGCTTGTCAGTACTGAAACATGCGAAAGCTTCCAAAAAGGGCATGGTAACGAAGTCCTCGATCATGCTTGGTCTAGGTGAGACAGACGAGGAGATAAAGCAAACCATGGCTGACTTGAGGGCCATTGATGTTGATATTCTGACCTTGGGCCAATATTTACAG CCAACAGAAAGACATTTGAGAGTAAGAGAATACGTGACTCCTGAGAAGTTTGATTTCTGGAAGAAGTATGGAGAATCTTTAGGATTTGTGTATGTTGCTAGTGGACCTCTG GTCCGGTCCTCATACCGAGCAGGGGAGATATTCGTCCAAAATTTTGTCAGACAGAAAAAGGCTGAGCTTGTATCTGCTGCATCTTAA
- the LOC124707333 gene encoding probable anion transporter 7 → MVRMKFPRRYVIVLLTFICTNVCYIERVGFSISYTVAADAINVNQANKGMILSMFYYGYVLSQIPGGWAAQRLGGRRVLLLSFLLWSLICGLIPLDPNRVVILVLSRLFVGVAQGFIFPAIHTVLAQWVPPQERSRSVSLTTSGMYLGAAGGMLFFPSLVKHMGPQSVFFVEAVLGVAWSLIWLKFSSEPPRTDLPKVSMPKVASREKIKALAGGVVAPRTVKIPWRRIIFSLPVWAIVVNNFTFHYALYVIMNWLPTYFELALKLSLQDMGSSKMLPYFNMFIFSNIGGVVADHLITKRILSVTKTRKLLNTIGFVVSAVALMAIPSFGTPSGTVICSSVALGFLALGRAGFAVNHMDVAPKFAGIVMGVSNTAGTLAGIVGVGLTGNILEAAKASNMDLTSSETWKTVFFVPGYLCIFSSVIFLIFSTGEKIFE, encoded by the coding sequence ATGGTGAGAATGAAGTTCCCCAGGCGTTATGTCATAGTACTGCTGACATTCATCTGCACTAATGTTTGTTACATTGAGCGTGTGGGTTTCTCTATTTCATACACCGTAGCAGCTGATGCAATCAATGTGAATCAAGCAAACAAGGGCATGATACTATCCATGTTCTACTATGGTTATGTTTTGTCACAAATTCCTGGTGGATGGGCAGCTCAGAGATTGGGAGGCAGACGTGTTCTGCTGCTGTCGTTCCTGTTGTGGTCTTTGATATGCGGTCTGATTCCACTGGACCCCAACAGAGTAGTCATTCTGGTTCTTTCTCGCCTTTTTGTTGGTGTAGCACAAGGTTTCATATTTCCTGCCATTCACACAGTTCTGGCTCAATGGGTGCCGCCGCAGGAACGCTCTCGCTCAGTGTCTTTAACAACCTCAGGGATGTACCTCGGGGCTGCCGGTGGAATGCTGTTTTTTCCAAGTCTGGTGAAGCACATGGGTCCCCAATCTGTTTTCTTTGTTGAAGCAGTACTTGGAGTTGCATGGTCTTTAATTTGGTTGAAGTTTTCCAGTGAGCCACCTCGCACTGACCTTCCAAAAGTGTCAATGCCAAAAGTAGCATCTCGAGAGAAGATTAAGGCGCTAGCAGGTGGGGTTGTTGCACCTCGGACTGTGAAGATACCATGGCGTAGGATTATCTTCAGTCTACCTGTTTGGGCAATTGTCGTGAACAACTTCACTTTCCACTATGCCTTGTATGTTATCATGAACTGGCTGCCTACGTATTTCGAACTTGCCCTTAAGCTTAGCCTCCAGGATATGGGATCCTCAAAGATGCTTCCATATTTCAACATGTTTATTTTCTCCAATATTGGTGGAGTGGTTGCTGATCACCTGATTACAAAAAGGATCTTATCAGTTACCAAGACAAGGAAGCTCCTGAACACCATTGGGTTTGTTGTCTCGGCTGTTGCACTTATGGCCATTCCTTCATTCGGGACACCCTCAGGGACTGTGATCTGTTCATCAGTAGCTCTTGGTTTTCTGGCTCTAGGAAGAGCAGGTTTTGCAGTGAATCATATGGATGTTGCTCCAAAATTTGCCGGCATAGTGATGGGGGTTTCCAATACAGCTGGGACATTGGCTGGGATAGTTGGTGTTGGCCTGACGGGAAATATTCTGGAGGCTGCAAAGGCTTCTAACATGGATCTAACTAGCTCCGAAACCTGGAAAACAGTCTTCTTTGTTCCAGGATACCTTTGTATTTTTAGTTCAGTCATTTTCTTGATTTTCTCAACTGGTGAGAAGATTTTCGAATAG
- the LOC124707332 gene encoding protein PAT1 homolog 1-like, which produces MRGLRADGGGGGGGASSSSSTAENSRFDAAQYTFFGKAPLEGLELGGLADDGGVDGYGGGFGGHDDGAYHLSPVGEEIDCMSNLSEIDDLASTFAKLNRSLSGTRNPGVIGDRRSISRESSLTTDWVPEAEFTNWVDQDIVDSNEFLNSKQLCSHQQYLPQFGESKPLSRTSSYPLEQLQHRSSEPILGHGSTSFTSYPPPGSGGLSYPAQGLTRHSSIPSPGAGYQMSSPSSSLSGSPYNMTSLPHGLRYGRSMSYTAGDLSANNFLQNEWTNQASPHAFEHLNLHPSLLQQQLSFPSSSVSSLLFSQQQQQKQRLPLAQPSHHNYLNMQPHFYHHHSPEMIGKFDHVPSVPSPRDKRSRSGRGKHSIRFSQQPSDTVGQNVDNGAVKFRSKYMSSEEIDTILRMQHSGSHNSDSYVDDYYHQACIAKRCANSQQKINFSPVSIKEFPSKSRSGGDKHSFLKVDSVGRVSFSSIRRPPPLLEVDTVASGDRKSSARSLEKEPMLAARITVEDGLCLLLDVNDIDRLLQSSQAQDNSFQLRRRRQVLLEGLATSLELVDPFGPNKPGNSSGLATDDLIFLRIVSLPKGRKLLARYLRLVVPGSELTRIVCMAIFRHLRSLFGGLPSDSGAAETTVTLAKTVSSCVHHMELSALSACLAAVVCSTQHPPLRPLGSSAGDGASLIIKSVLDRATELLADPHSAANYSRSTRSLWQASFDSFFGLLTKYCDSKYGSILQMFATQDSSSVAGPEASKAVSREMPVELLRASLPHTSEQQRQMLLDFARKSMPVIGSNHSGASMSSGGNATSESVPG; this is translated from the exons ATGAGGGGCCTCAgggcggacggcggcggtggcggtggcggcgcctcctcctcgtcttccaccGCAG AGAACTCGCGCTTCGACGCGGCGCAGTATACGTTCTTCGGCAAGGCGCCCCTGGAGGGACTGGAGCTCGGCGGTCTGGCGGATGATGGAGGTGTGGACGGCTACGGCGGCGGGTTCGGTGGACATGACGACGGGGCTTACCACTTGTCTCCTGTCGGGGAAGAG ATTGATTGTATGAGTAACTTGTCTGAAATTGATGATCTTGCAAGCACTTTTGCAAAG TTGAACCGAAGTCTTAGCGGAACAAGGAACCCGGGTGTCATTGGTGATAGACGATCAATCTCCAGGGAAA GTTCTTTGACTACCGACTGGGTTCCGGAAGCAGAGTTCACTAATTGGGTGGACCAGGATATAGTAGACAGCAACGAATTTCTGAACAGCAAGCAATTGTGTTCACATCAGCAGTATTTGCCTCAGTTTGGAGAGTCGAAACCATTGAGCCGAACATCATCCTATCCTCTGGAACAACTACAACACCGCTCCAGTGAACCTATTCTGGGACATGGATCTACTTCATTTACATCCTATCCTCCACCAGGTAGTGGCGGATTATCTTATCCTGCGCAGGGTCTTACTCGACACTCGAGCATTCCGTCACCTGGTGCTGGATACCAAATGAGTTCTCCAAGTTCATCGCTTTCTGGTTCTCCATATAATATGACTAGTCTACCTCATGGACTGCGATATGGGCGAAGCATGTCTTACACTGCAGGTGATCTGTCGGCGAACAACTTCCTGCAAAATGAATGGACAAATCAAGCTAGCCCACATGCTTTTGAGCACCTTAATCTACATCCCAGTTTATTGCAGCAGCAGTTATCTTTTCCGAGTAGTTCAGTTTCTTCATTGCTATTttctcagcagcagcagcagaagcaAAGATTGCCCCTAGCCCAACCATCCCATCACAATTACCTAAACATGCAGCCTCACTTCTATCACCATCATTCTCCAGAGATGATAGGAAAGTTTGATCATGTTCCTAGTGTGCCTTCACCTAGAGACAAGAGATCCAGGTCAGGAAGAGGAAAACACAGTATACGCTTTTCTCAACAACCTTCTGATACAGTTGGCCAGAATGTTGACAATGGGGCAGTAAAGTTCAGGTCAAAGTATATGTCATCTGAAGAGATAGATACTATTTTAAGAATGCAGCACTCTGGAAGTCACAACAGTGATTCTTACGTCGATGACTACTACCACCAAGCTTGTATAGCCAAAAGATGTGCCAATTCTCAGCAGAAGATCAATTTCTCCCCTGTGTCGATAAAAGAGTTCCCCTCAAAGTCCCGGTCTGGAGGTGATAAACATTCATTTCTAAAGGTTGATTCTGTTGGAAGAGTATCTTTCTCTTCCATACGcaggcctcctcctctccttgaagTTGATACTGTTGCATCTGGTGATCGCAAGTCATCTGCAAGATCACTAGAGAAAGAGCCAATGCTGGCAGCCAGAATTACTGTTGAAGATGGTTTGTGCCTTCTCCTAGATGTGAATGACATTGACCGCTTGTTACAGTCTAGCCAGGCACAGGACAACAGCTTCCAACTCAGGCGGAGGCGACAGGTCCTCCTTGAAGGCTTAGCCACATCACTTGAACTTGTCGACCCTTTTGGCCCCAACAAACCTGGTAATTCATCTGGATTGGCCACGGATGACCTTATTTTTCTTCGCATTGTGTCTCTCCCTAAAGGACGTAAGCTTCTGGCCCGTTATCTTCGACTTGTGGTCCCTGGAAGTGAGCTGACCCGCATAGTTTGCATGGCTATCTTTCGACATCTCAGGAGCCTGTTTGGAGGTTTGCCGTCAGATTCTGGTGCGGCAGAAACAACGGTTACTCTTGCCAAGACCGTGTCTTCTTGCGTGCATCACATGGAACTAAGTGCTCTCAGCGCTTGCCTTGCCGCTGTCGTCTGCTCAACGCAACATCCACCTCTGCGCCCTCTTGGTAGCTCTGCTGGAGATGGGGCTTCTCTGATCATCAAATCAGTACTGGATAGAGCAACCGAGCTACTGGCCGATCCTCACTCTGCAGCCAACTACAGCAGATCAACCCGTTCTCTTTGGCAGGCGTCATTCGATTCTTTCTTCGGACTTCTGACAAAATACTGTGACAGCAAGTATGGGAGTATTCTGCAGATGTTTGCCACGCAGGACTCCAGTTCCGTGGCTGGACCTGAAGCCTCGAAGGCTGTTAGCAGGGAGATGCCCGTCGAGCTTCTGCGCGCAAGCCTTCCACACACTAGCGAACAGCAACGCCAGATGCTTCTTGATTTTGCTCGGAAATCTATGCCTGTGATTGGTTCTAATCATTCTGGTGCGAGCATGTCTTCAGGTGGTAATGCCACTTCCGAATCGGTTCCCGGCTAA